A DNA window from Pirellulales bacterium contains the following coding sequences:
- a CDS encoding C2 family cysteine protease, giving the protein MDSAGVVTIEASPTHDDTVNIYINHRAGNGAGNLPDLLTVSLANINTPQVAAFDPTTVTKIIFHGFGGNDFVDNRTSISMVAYGGTGNDTFFGGSGTDMLIGGSGNNYLDSRTGSSMLFGGPGTNELFGDDGVTSLYGGSGTNYIFGGNGHDYLYAGTGGANWLYGEGGHNSLIRKSAADHIFAHWGPATPISNNGVQGFDFFDHYLRDPMVRSEARYDYFRDNSLTRNDMLGIYTQIETNGVFSVLPNYGTVSLNNISDMKVLLWGSLAEPNAVRYLGNKVVFGDPANAHYQDAPLGNLVAGNPGDHLAKLVDKWFEGGDMPWIGAGDNIQYQSVSGNLFGANGPSYTDVAQGAAGDCYLIAALGEVAQHSPQTIVNMFTDNGDGTFTVEFYHNRAAVYVTVNRELPVNGNYAYFADWGAGPYTASYNTLWVALAEKAYAQLDESGWMGHGGTNSYTAIGGGGYSSDAFSQLTGASASNTKVVNWLGQSSQSDFWKAFNQHKAMTLGSKNSGTNSFIVTRHFYMVIGYDSATQSYELYNPWGYDTDAAHPAVVEETWAMIRHDFDYWTSATV; this is encoded by the coding sequence ATGGATTCGGCAGGCGTCGTCACCATCGAGGCCAGTCCCACGCACGACGACACCGTCAACATCTACATCAACCATCGAGCTGGCAACGGCGCGGGCAATTTGCCCGATTTGCTCACCGTATCGCTCGCGAATATCAACACTCCGCAAGTTGCGGCCTTCGATCCGACAACCGTCACGAAGATCATTTTCCACGGGTTCGGCGGCAACGATTTCGTCGACAACCGCACGTCTATTTCGATGGTCGCCTACGGCGGCACCGGGAACGACACCTTCTTCGGCGGCTCCGGAACCGACATGCTCATCGGCGGCTCGGGCAATAACTACCTCGACAGCCGCACCGGCAGCTCCATGCTCTTTGGCGGCCCCGGCACCAACGAGCTGTTTGGCGACGACGGCGTCACTTCGCTCTATGGCGGCAGCGGCACCAACTATATCTTCGGCGGCAACGGCCACGATTATCTGTACGCTGGGACCGGCGGCGCGAACTGGCTCTATGGCGAAGGGGGACACAATTCGTTGATTCGTAAGTCGGCCGCGGACCATATCTTTGCCCATTGGGGTCCGGCCACGCCGATCTCCAACAACGGCGTGCAAGGCTTCGACTTCTTCGACCACTACTTAAGAGATCCCATGGTTCGCTCCGAGGCCCGTTACGATTACTTCCGCGACAACAGCCTGACTCGCAACGATATGCTGGGGATTTACACCCAGATCGAGACCAACGGCGTGTTCAGCGTGCTCCCCAACTATGGCACGGTAAGCCTCAATAATATTTCCGACATGAAGGTATTGCTCTGGGGCAGTCTGGCCGAGCCCAACGCGGTTCGCTATCTGGGCAACAAAGTCGTGTTCGGCGACCCTGCCAACGCGCACTACCAAGACGCTCCGCTGGGCAACCTTGTTGCCGGCAATCCGGGCGACCATTTGGCGAAGCTCGTCGACAAGTGGTTCGAAGGGGGCGACATGCCGTGGATTGGCGCCGGAGATAACATCCAATACCAGTCCGTTAGCGGCAACCTGTTCGGCGCCAATGGCCCCAGCTACACCGACGTTGCTCAGGGCGCGGCGGGGGATTGCTACCTGATCGCTGCTCTAGGCGAAGTGGCTCAACACTCGCCGCAGACCATCGTCAATATGTTCACCGACAACGGCGATGGCACGTTCACCGTCGAGTTCTATCACAACCGCGCGGCGGTCTACGTCACCGTCAATCGCGAGCTGCCGGTGAATGGCAACTATGCTTATTTCGCCGACTGGGGCGCCGGGCCCTACACGGCCTCCTACAACACGCTCTGGGTGGCGCTGGCTGAAAAGGCTTACGCCCAATTGGATGAGTCAGGCTGGATGGGCCACGGCGGCACCAATAGCTACACCGCCATCGGCGGCGGCGGCTATTCGTCCGACGCATTCTCCCAGCTTACCGGCGCGTCGGCGTCAAACACCAAAGTAGTGAACTGGCTCGGCCAATCGTCGCAGAGCGATTTCTGGAAAGCCTTCAACCAACACAAGGCGATGACCCTGGGATCGAAGAACAGCGGGACGAACAGTTTCATCGTGACCCGCCACTTCTACATGGTGATCGGTTACGATTCCGCAACGCAGTCCTACGAGTTGTACAATCCCTGGGGCTACGATACCGACGCGGCGCATCCGGCGGTCGTGGAGGAAACCTGGGCGATGATCCGCCACGATTTCGACTACTGGACCTCCGCGACCGTGTAA